One window of the Nicotiana tabacum cultivar K326 chromosome 4, ASM71507v2, whole genome shotgun sequence genome contains the following:
- the LOC107792167 gene encoding pectinesterase/pectinesterase inhibitor PPE8B-like — protein sequence MSVRAMWFIAVIAILSLFLCGEGQQVKTPQAVVAKDGSGNYTTITDAIISAPNNSLNKYYIIIKQGTYYEYIQVDKWKTNIVLIGEGMDNTIISGNKSYGGDGIKTSLTATVGVNGKGFMAQDITFRNNAGRENQQAVALRAEAEFLTFYRCRFDGFQDTLYTKKGLQFYRDCEIFGTIDFICGDATAVFQNCLIEARLPLPKQYNTITAQQRKFVNNTTGIVLQNCTLKATQELEKMGNVTAYLGRPWGDFSRTVVMQSYIDNFINPKGWIEFITKSLVQPYYLEYENRGPGAIIEGRVKWAFVTRNPKIASNFTVRHFIEGDKWIPADVPHYLDLQE from the exons ATGTCAGTCAGAGCTATGTGGTTTATTGCAGTTATAGCCATTTTGTCACTCTTTTTATGTGGTGAAGGCCAACAAGTGAAAACACCTCAGGCAGTTGTTGCTAAAGATGGCTCCGGAAATTACACCACAATAACGGATGCCATAATTTCGGCACCAAACAATAGTTTAAATAAATACTACATCATAATTAAGCAAGGGACGTATTATGAATATATTCAAGTAGATAAATGGAAGACAAACATAGTCCTAATCGGTGAAGGCATGGACAATACCATAATTTCAGGGAATAAGAGTTACGGTGGTGATGGCATCAAGACAAGTCTCACTGCTACTGTGG GTGTCAATGGGAAGGGCTTCATGGCCCAAGATATCACATTTAGGAACAATGCTGGACGAGAGAACCAACAAGCAGTAGCATTAAGAGCAGAAGCTGAATTTCTCACTTTCTATAGGTGTCGTTTCGACGGCTTTCAAGACACATTATACACAAAAAAAGGCCTACAATTTTACAGGGATTGTGAAATATTTGGCACCATAGATTTCATCTGTGGTGATGCAACAGCCGTGTTCCAGAACTGCTTAATTGAAGCACGCCTGCCACTGCCCAAGCAATATAATACAATCACAGCACAACAAAGAAAATTTGTGAACAACACAACAGGAATAGTGCTGCAAAACTGCACACTAAAAGCAACTCAGGAGTTGGAGAAAATGGGCAATGTTACCGCATATTTAGGTCGACCATGGGGTGATTTCTCTAGAACAGTGGTAATGCAGAGTTACATTGACAATTTTATCAATCCAAAAGGATGGATTGAATTTATAACCAAGTCGTTAGTTCAACCATACTATCTTGAGTATGAGAATAGAGGACCAGGCGCAATTATAGAGGGACGAGTGAAATGGGCGTTTGTCACTAGAAATCCAAAGATTGCATCCAATTTCACGGTCAGACACTTCATAGAAGGTGATAAATGGATTCCTGCCGATGTTCCGCATTATTTAGATCTTCAGGAATAG
- the LOC107792168 gene encoding uncharacterized protein LOC107792168 isoform X8 yields the protein MESFKKMFNGNIPVHDFDQRSDENVENDFEKLSKDFFSFKKYVMDSFAKLFDENNNLRNRFAEKSDAKSDGMVDEHGNADIGSPNNNQDQGWIVWVNVKKVFLRLMVVIIRF from the exons ATGGAATCATTCAAGAAAATGTTTAATGGTAATATACCCGTACACGATTTCGATCAAAGATCCGATGAGAATGTTGAGAATGATTTTGAAAAG CTTAGCAAGGATTTTTTTTCATTCAAGAAGTATGTGATGGACTCTTTTGCTAAATTATTtgatgaaaacaacaatcttcGTAACAGATTCGCTGAGAAGAGTGATGCAAAG AGTGATGGAATGGTTGATGAGCACGGTAATGCAGACATCGGTTCTCCAAATAACAATCAAGACCAAG GTTGGATAGTGTGGGTGAATGTCAAAAAGGTTTTCCTACGTTTGATGGTGGTGATTATCCGATTCTAA
- the LOC107792168 gene encoding uncharacterized protein LOC107792168 isoform X5, which yields MESFKKMFNGNIPVHDFDQRSDENVENDFEKLSKDFFSFKKYVMDSFAKLFDENNNLRNRFAEKSDAKSDGMVDEHGNADIGSPNNNQDQGTNFVHVNETTQMNMISQVNQGDTNVLHGIFGGWIVWVNVKKVFLRLMVVIIRF from the exons ATGGAATCATTCAAGAAAATGTTTAATGGTAATATACCCGTACACGATTTCGATCAAAGATCCGATGAGAATGTTGAGAATGATTTTGAAAAG CTTAGCAAGGATTTTTTTTCATTCAAGAAGTATGTGATGGACTCTTTTGCTAAATTATTtgatgaaaacaacaatcttcGTAACAGATTCGCTGAGAAGAGTGATGCAAAG AGTGATGGAATGGTTGATGAGCACGGTAATGCAGACATCGGTTCTCCAAATAACAATCAAGACCAAGGTACTAATTTTGTTCATGTGAATGAGACCACCCAAATGAATATGATAAGCCAAGTCAACCAGGGAGATACCAATGTTCTTCATGGTATATTTGGAG GTTGGATAGTGTGGGTGAATGTCAAAAAGGTTTTCCTACGTTTGATGGTGGTGATTATCCGATTCTAA
- the LOC107792168 gene encoding uncharacterized protein LOC107792168 isoform X6 yields MESFKKMFNGNIPVHDFDQRSDENVENDFEKLSKDFFSFKKYVMDSFAKLFDENNNLRNRFAEKSDAKSDGMVDEHGNADIGSPNNNQDQGTNFVHVNETTQMNMISQVNQGDTNVLHGWIVWVNVKKVFLRLMVVIIRF; encoded by the exons ATGGAATCATTCAAGAAAATGTTTAATGGTAATATACCCGTACACGATTTCGATCAAAGATCCGATGAGAATGTTGAGAATGATTTTGAAAAG CTTAGCAAGGATTTTTTTTCATTCAAGAAGTATGTGATGGACTCTTTTGCTAAATTATTtgatgaaaacaacaatcttcGTAACAGATTCGCTGAGAAGAGTGATGCAAAG AGTGATGGAATGGTTGATGAGCACGGTAATGCAGACATCGGTTCTCCAAATAACAATCAAGACCAAGGTACTAATTTTGTTCATGTGAATGAGACCACCCAAATGAATATGATAAGCCAAGTCAACCAGGGAGATACCAATGTTCTTCATG GTTGGATAGTGTGGGTGAATGTCAAAAAGGTTTTCCTACGTTTGATGGTGGTGATTATCCGATTCTAA
- the LOC107792168 gene encoding uncharacterized protein LOC107792168 isoform X7, translated as MESFKKMFNGNIPVHDFDQRSDENVENDFEKLSKDFFSFKKYVMDSFAKLFDENNNLRNRFAEKSDAKSDGMVDEHGNADIGSPNNNQDQDRLDSVGECQKGFPTFDGGDYPILRESQIAILE; from the exons ATGGAATCATTCAAGAAAATGTTTAATGGTAATATACCCGTACACGATTTCGATCAAAGATCCGATGAGAATGTTGAGAATGATTTTGAAAAG CTTAGCAAGGATTTTTTTTCATTCAAGAAGTATGTGATGGACTCTTTTGCTAAATTATTtgatgaaaacaacaatcttcGTAACAGATTCGCTGAGAAGAGTGATGCAAAG AGTGATGGAATGGTTGATGAGCACGGTAATGCAGACATCGGTTCTCCAAATAACAATCAAGACCAAG ACAGGTTGGATAGTGTGGGTGAATGTCAAAAAGGTTTTCCTACGTTTGATGGTGGTGATTATCCGATTCTAAGGGAGTCTCAGATTGCTATACTTGAATAA
- the LOC107792168 gene encoding uncharacterized protein LOC107792168 isoform X3: MESFKKMFNGNIPVHDFDQRSDENVENDFEKLSKDFFSFKKYVMDSFAKLFDENNNLRNRFAEKSDAKSDGMVDEHGNADIGSPNNNQDQGTNFVHVNETTQMNMISQVNQGDTNVLHGIFGGMLDSVGECQKGFPTFDGGDYPILRESQIAILE; this comes from the exons ATGGAATCATTCAAGAAAATGTTTAATGGTAATATACCCGTACACGATTTCGATCAAAGATCCGATGAGAATGTTGAGAATGATTTTGAAAAG CTTAGCAAGGATTTTTTTTCATTCAAGAAGTATGTGATGGACTCTTTTGCTAAATTATTtgatgaaaacaacaatcttcGTAACAGATTCGCTGAGAAGAGTGATGCAAAG AGTGATGGAATGGTTGATGAGCACGGTAATGCAGACATCGGTTCTCCAAATAACAATCAAGACCAAGGTACTAATTTTGTTCATGTGAATGAGACCACCCAAATGAATATGATAAGCCAAGTCAACCAGGGAGATACCAATGTTCTTCATGGTATATTTGGAGGCAT GTTGGATAGTGTGGGTGAATGTCAAAAAGGTTTTCCTACGTTTGATGGTGGTGATTATCCGATTCTAAGGGAGTCTCAGATTGCTATACTTGAATAA
- the LOC107792168 gene encoding uncharacterized protein LOC107792168 isoform X4, which produces MESFKKMFNGNIPVHDFDQRSDENVENDFEKLSKDFFSFKKYVMDSFAKLFDENNNLRNRFAEKSDAKSDGMVDEHGNADIGSPNNNQDQGTNFVHVNETTQMNMISQVNQGDTNVLHDRLDSVGECQKGFPTFDGGDYPILRESQIAILE; this is translated from the exons ATGGAATCATTCAAGAAAATGTTTAATGGTAATATACCCGTACACGATTTCGATCAAAGATCCGATGAGAATGTTGAGAATGATTTTGAAAAG CTTAGCAAGGATTTTTTTTCATTCAAGAAGTATGTGATGGACTCTTTTGCTAAATTATTtgatgaaaacaacaatcttcGTAACAGATTCGCTGAGAAGAGTGATGCAAAG AGTGATGGAATGGTTGATGAGCACGGTAATGCAGACATCGGTTCTCCAAATAACAATCAAGACCAAGGTACTAATTTTGTTCATGTGAATGAGACCACCCAAATGAATATGATAAGCCAAGTCAACCAGGGAGATACCAATGTTCTTCATG ACAGGTTGGATAGTGTGGGTGAATGTCAAAAAGGTTTTCCTACGTTTGATGGTGGTGATTATCCGATTCTAAGGGAGTCTCAGATTGCTATACTTGAATAA
- the LOC107792168 gene encoding uncharacterized protein LOC107792168 isoform X9, whose amino-acid sequence MRSLLYMPLDSGDCSSTALVPKQYFNLKHPFNVDNGVEPDLALRWAFGQFVDAGTYKKPKVGAIYKKEKDWIRPYVFGDHHIVKKEWFHTLNYSGRPLDDT is encoded by the exons ATGAGAAGTCTCTTATATATGCCACTTGATTCAGGAGATTGCAGTTCTACAGCACTAGTGCCTAAGCAATATTTTAACCTTAAGCATCCTTTTAATGTTGACAATGGGGTTGAACCTGATCTTGCTTTGCGTTGGGCTTTTGGTCAATTTGTTGATGCGGGGACTTATAAGAAACCCAA agTGGGTGCGatctacaaaaaggaaaaagattgGATTCGGCCTTATGTCTTTGGAGATCATCATATTGTCAAAAAAGAATGGTTCCACACTTTGAATTATAGTGGTCGACCTTTGGATGACACG